In Chryseobacterium camelliae, one DNA window encodes the following:
- a CDS encoding cytochrome ubiquinol oxidase subunit I, with protein MDDFIAARAQMAMSLGFHIIFSCVGMVMPFLMAFAHWKYLKTGNEIYKGLTKAWSKGVAILFATGAVSGTMLSFELGLLWPQFMKHAGPIFGMPFSLEGTAFFIEAIAIGFFLYGWDRFNKWFHWFCGFLVGISGLASGILVVAANAWMNSPSGFDYINGQYLNIDPIKAMFNDAWFSQALHMTVAAFCATGFAVAGVHAFLIMRRKNVEFHTKAFRIAAGFAMIGAFGAPLTGDTAAKSVAERQPIKLAAMEAHFETEKGAAFVIGGVPNQRKAELNYAIKIPKMLSFLVASDFNAEVKGLKDFPRDEWPPVAVVHYAFQIMIFFGVVMIIIGMIYLYASFFKKEWLNKTWFLKTFLIATPFGYMALEAGWTVTEVGRQPWIIYGIMRTVDAVTPMPGIQYSFYFFTAIFVSLSFVMAFLLTRQIKMVPKLYDPTDPQFNTIKNKKL; from the coding sequence TTTTATTGCTGCCCGCGCCCAGATGGCCATGTCCTTGGGTTTTCACATTATCTTTTCATGTGTCGGGATGGTAATGCCGTTTTTAATGGCATTCGCACACTGGAAATACCTGAAAACGGGCAACGAAATTTACAAAGGTCTTACCAAAGCCTGGAGCAAAGGGGTAGCCATCCTTTTTGCTACCGGAGCGGTATCCGGGACCATGCTGTCTTTTGAGCTCGGCCTTTTATGGCCCCAATTCATGAAGCATGCAGGACCTATCTTCGGGATGCCGTTTTCCCTGGAAGGAACCGCTTTTTTTATTGAAGCCATTGCCATAGGCTTTTTCCTCTACGGATGGGACCGCTTCAACAAATGGTTCCACTGGTTCTGCGGATTTCTTGTAGGCATCAGCGGACTGGCATCCGGTATTCTGGTGGTTGCTGCCAATGCCTGGATGAACTCCCCTTCCGGATTTGATTACATCAACGGACAATACCTGAATATAGATCCTATAAAAGCCATGTTCAACGATGCCTGGTTTTCACAGGCACTTCATATGACAGTCGCTGCCTTCTGTGCTACCGGTTTTGCCGTAGCGGGAGTACATGCTTTCCTGATCATGCGCAGGAAAAACGTTGAATTCCATACCAAAGCGTTCAGGATTGCTGCCGGTTTTGCCATGATCGGAGCCTTCGGAGCACCTCTAACGGGTGATACTGCAGCAAAATCCGTTGCTGAAAGGCAACCCATCAAGCTTGCTGCTATGGAGGCACATTTTGAGACGGAAAAAGGAGCTGCTTTCGTGATCGGCGGAGTTCCGAATCAGCGAAAGGCAGAACTGAATTATGCGATTAAGATCCCCAAAATGCTCAGTTTTCTGGTAGCCAGTGATTTTAACGCTGAAGTAAAAGGACTGAAAGACTTCCCAAGGGATGAATGGCCACCGGTAGCCGTTGTCCATTATGCTTTTCAGATCATGATCTTTTTTGGCGTAGTGATGATCATTATCGGAATGATATACCTGTATGCGAGCTTTTTTAAGAAAGAGTGGCTGAATAAAACCTGGTTCCTGAAAACATTCCTGATTGCCACGCCTTTCGGGTATATGGCACTGGAAGCGGGCTGGACGGTAACCGAAGTCGGACGTCAGCCGTGGATCATCTACGGAATTATGAGAACAGTGGATGCAGTAACACCCATGCCAGGAATACAGTATTCATTCTACTTCTTCACCGCCATATTCGTTTCCCTGTCTTTTGTAATGGCATTCCTGCTGACTAGGCAGATTAAGATGGTACCTAAATTATATGACCCTACCGATCCTCAGTTCAACACTATTAAAAACAAAAAATTATGA
- a CDS encoding cytochrome d ubiquinol oxidase subunit II, translating to MIYVVIGFLWLSICLYVILGGADFGAGIVEMFTKKKNRHKTQIMMYESIAPVWEANHMWLIIAIVILFVGFPEVYTTLSTYLHIPLVLMLIGIIARGTSFTFRHYDAVKDQWQKVYTQIFYLSSLLTPFFLGLIAAATISRSIHPDANSFLKLYIFSWLNWFGVAVGLFTIAICAYVASVFALREAIDRMELKLMIKKSKQTMVFVVITGILVFITAYISDIPLVMWVFSKPLGIMATVFATVCLGLILRAMHTGKLLSVRALAGFQIIMILVAATYQHNPNIILFGNGQHLSLLEHVAAPKTINALGWALILGSVFILPFLFYLMVSFSKQRRSLLKKPSR from the coding sequence ATGATTTATGTTGTCATAGGTTTTCTCTGGCTGTCCATCTGCCTCTATGTAATTTTAGGGGGAGCTGATTTCGGGGCAGGAATTGTGGAAATGTTCACCAAAAAAAAGAACCGCCACAAGACACAGATCATGATGTACGAATCAATCGCCCCGGTGTGGGAGGCCAATCATATGTGGCTGATTATTGCCATCGTTATTCTTTTTGTTGGTTTTCCTGAAGTCTATACTACACTGTCCACCTATCTTCATATTCCGCTGGTCCTGATGCTGATTGGCATCATCGCCAGAGGAACATCCTTTACGTTCAGGCATTATGATGCCGTGAAAGACCAGTGGCAGAAAGTATATACCCAGATTTTTTATCTCTCCAGCTTATTAACGCCGTTTTTTTTAGGACTAATCGCTGCTGCAACCATTTCAAGATCCATTCATCCGGACGCGAACAGCTTCCTGAAACTCTATATTTTCAGCTGGCTGAACTGGTTCGGCGTGGCTGTAGGCCTTTTTACGATTGCCATCTGCGCCTATGTTGCTTCGGTATTTGCCCTCCGGGAAGCGATAGACCGTATGGAACTGAAGCTGATGATCAAAAAATCAAAACAGACCATGGTGTTTGTAGTCATCACAGGGATTTTGGTTTTTATAACAGCATACATTTCCGATATTCCTTTGGTAATGTGGGTGTTCTCCAAACCTTTGGGAATCATGGCTACCGTTTTTGCAACGGTGTGCCTAGGACTGATCCTAAGAGCGATGCATACCGGAAAACTGCTTTCTGTAAGAGCTCTTGCAGGATTCCAGATCATTATGATCCTGGTAGCTGCCACATATCAGCATAATCCGAATATCATCCTGTTCGGGAATGGCCAGCATCTCTCCCTGCTAGAACATGTGGCCGCCCCTAAAACCATCAATGCATTGGGATGGGCTTTAATCTTAGGCTCTGTTTTTATCCTTCCGTTCCTGTTCTACCTGATGGTTTCATTCAGCAAACAAAGAAGATCTTTACTGAAAAAACCGTCGCGATGA
- the lysS gene encoding lysine--tRNA ligase — MQLSEQEIIRREKLSKLTEMGINAFPADEYTITDTTESIKQDFADNKQVKIAGRLMSRRIQGKASFAELQDSKGKIQVYFNRDEICTGEDKTLYNEVYKHLLDIGDIIGIEGELFKTQVGEMTVMVKNFTLLTKSLRPLPQPRTDENGVVYDAFNDPELRYRQRYVDLTVNPQVKEVFVKRTKLFNAMRTFFNDAGYFEVETPILQSIPGGAAARPFITHHNALDIPLYLRIANELYLKRLIVGGFDGVYEFSKNFRNEGMDRTHNPEFTAMEIYVAYKDYNWMMDFTEKLLEFCAVQVNGTTKATFGEYEVDFKAPYQRISMTDAILKFTGFDITGKTEQELFDFAKSIGIDVNETMGKGKLIDEIFGEKCEGNFIQPTFITDYPVEMSPLTKKHRSKEGLTERFELMVCGKEIANAYSELNDPIDQRERFEDQLKLSEKGDDEAGQFIDEDFLRALEYGMPPTSGLGIGMDRLIMFLTNNASIQEVLFFPQMKPEKAVPQIELGEDEKVILEILNSREEPFSLAEVKERSQLSGKKWDKASKVLTKNNLVKVEKTDDHLLMKLA; from the coding sequence ATGCAATTATCAGAACAGGAAATAATCCGAAGAGAAAAGCTGTCCAAGCTGACTGAAATGGGGATCAACGCTTTCCCTGCCGATGAGTATACCATCACAGATACTACAGAATCTATAAAACAGGATTTCGCTGATAATAAACAGGTTAAGATTGCCGGGAGACTGATGTCCAGAAGGATACAGGGGAAAGCTTCTTTTGCCGAATTGCAGGATTCCAAAGGAAAGATTCAGGTGTATTTTAACAGAGATGAAATCTGTACCGGAGAAGACAAGACTTTATATAATGAAGTGTACAAACATCTTCTGGACATCGGTGATATCATTGGTATTGAAGGTGAACTATTCAAAACACAGGTAGGGGAAATGACGGTAATGGTAAAGAACTTTACCCTTCTTACAAAGTCACTGCGCCCGCTTCCACAACCGAGAACTGATGAAAATGGCGTTGTATACGATGCATTTAACGATCCTGAGCTAAGATACAGACAGCGTTATGTGGATTTAACGGTTAACCCTCAGGTAAAAGAAGTCTTCGTGAAAAGGACCAAGCTTTTCAATGCCATGAGGACCTTCTTTAATGATGCCGGTTATTTTGAAGTGGAAACGCCGATCCTGCAGTCTATTCCCGGAGGAGCTGCTGCAAGGCCGTTCATTACCCATCATAATGCATTAGATATCCCATTATATTTAAGAATTGCCAACGAATTATATCTGAAAAGGCTGATCGTAGGTGGTTTCGACGGTGTGTATGAGTTTTCCAAAAACTTCAGGAATGAAGGGATGGACAGGACCCATAACCCTGAATTTACCGCTATGGAAATCTATGTAGCTTATAAAGACTACAACTGGATGATGGATTTCACTGAAAAGCTGCTGGAATTCTGTGCCGTACAGGTTAACGGGACTACCAAAGCAACTTTCGGTGAATATGAAGTGGATTTCAAAGCACCGTACCAGAGGATTTCCATGACCGATGCAATCCTGAAGTTTACCGGTTTTGATATTACCGGGAAAACAGAGCAGGAACTGTTCGATTTTGCCAAGTCAATTGGCATTGATGTGAACGAAACCATGGGGAAAGGAAAGCTGATCGACGAGATTTTCGGGGAGAAATGTGAAGGGAACTTTATCCAGCCGACATTCATTACGGATTATCCGGTGGAAATGTCTCCGTTAACCAAAAAACACCGAAGCAAAGAAGGGCTTACCGAGCGTTTTGAACTGATGGTGTGCGGTAAGGAAATCGCCAATGCCTATTCTGAGCTGAATGACCCGATCGATCAGAGGGAACGTTTTGAAGACCAGCTGAAATTATCTGAAAAAGGAGATGACGAAGCAGGCCAGTTCATTGATGAGGATTTCCTGAGAGCACTGGAGTACGGAATGCCGCCGACATCCGGTTTAGGAATCGGAATGGACCGTCTGATCATGTTCCTTACCAACAATGCTTCCATCCAGGAAGTGCTGTTCTTCCCACAAATGAAACCGGAAAAAGCCGTTCCTCAAATTGAGCTGGGAGAAGATGAAAAAGTAATCCTTGAGATCCTCAATTCCCGGGAGGAGCCTTTTTCATTGGCAGAGGTTAAAGAAAGAAGCCAGCTGTCCGGTAAAAAATGGGACAAAGCTTCAAAGGTACTGACCAAAAATAACCTGGTGAAGGTAGAAAAGACTGATGACCACCTTTTGATGAAGCTGGCATAA
- a CDS encoding T9SS type A sorting domain-containing protein, translated as MKKTFTFLVLAFSIANAQITITKDTSFGNNGTVSGLGSSSPNDWLLLIPRIHSTFQGNKIFVSYHADNSSFTQFTRLNTDGSPDTTFGTNGNVVIPVFEAYYFYANNDFFYTTGNQKYLSTGQEDTGFSNVDMQNTDWNYKIVFPDGKIFFRGDNAFSKFLPSGNPDTSYGTNGSVNTDASVAGDPSGNSHYEFFFNKDQAVYEFISPSAGLSNIRKVSVATGNLDASYGQGGYAQVRNLVLPVSAAYATSVRTALADGSFINKFTGSNNLYFTKTDGQGMLDQTVGGSGVITTDKSFLYNGTSYSAQDTEPLVYNDVILVPAETYSQDLGIACYSLNGGNLTVNNSTFYPLPGTSYTTLRFMFVQDNFLYVMHDNNISRYIIQKPVLSVKERTDQKDAIRFENPFNEQLILLSDADIREVEILDESGKIVLTGKGSKLNTSSLLKGNYLIRIISASGKGTVKKGIKN; from the coding sequence ATGAAAAAAACATTTACCTTTTTGGTATTGGCTTTTTCTATAGCTAATGCCCAGATTACCATTACTAAAGACACTTCATTCGGAAACAACGGAACCGTAAGCGGTTTAGGATCTTCTTCACCCAATGACTGGTTGTTATTGATTCCACGCATTCACTCCACCTTTCAGGGAAACAAAATTTTTGTCAGCTACCATGCGGACAACAGTTCTTTCACCCAGTTTACCAGACTGAATACAGACGGTTCTCCCGATACAACATTCGGCACCAATGGAAATGTGGTGATTCCGGTGTTTGAAGCCTATTATTTTTATGCCAATAATGATTTTTTCTATACCACCGGAAACCAGAAATACCTTTCCACTGGCCAGGAAGATACCGGATTTTCTAATGTGGACATGCAGAATACGGACTGGAATTACAAAATTGTATTTCCGGATGGTAAGATTTTCTTTCGAGGGGATAATGCATTCAGTAAATTCCTTCCAAGCGGCAACCCTGATACTTCTTACGGGACTAACGGTTCTGTAAATACTGATGCTTCAGTTGCCGGAGATCCCAGCGGAAATAGCCATTATGAATTCTTTTTCAATAAAGACCAGGCCGTGTATGAATTTATATCTCCATCAGCGGGGCTGTCCAATATCCGGAAAGTAAGTGTGGCTACCGGTAATTTGGATGCTTCGTATGGACAGGGCGGCTATGCTCAGGTAAGAAATTTGGTTCTTCCGGTATCTGCCGCTTATGCAACCAGCGTAAGGACAGCTCTGGCTGATGGCTCTTTTATCAATAAATTTACCGGTAGCAACAATCTGTACTTTACAAAGACAGACGGCCAGGGAATGCTTGACCAGACTGTGGGAGGCAGTGGTGTGATTACCACGGATAAATCATTTCTGTACAACGGGACTTCTTACTCGGCACAGGATACCGAACCTCTCGTATACAATGATGTGATTCTGGTTCCTGCGGAAACTTATTCCCAGGATCTGGGAATTGCCTGCTATTCTTTGAATGGCGGTAATCTGACCGTCAATAACAGTACCTTTTATCCTCTGCCAGGCACTTCATATACAACGCTGAGGTTTATGTTTGTACAAGATAATTTCCTCTACGTGATGCATGACAACAATATTTCAAGGTATATTATTCAAAAACCCGTATTATCTGTAAAGGAACGGACAGATCAGAAAGATGCCATAAGATTTGAAAATCCTTTTAATGAACAATTGATCCTGTTGTCTGATGCGGATATCAGAGAAGTGGAAATCCTGGATGAAAGCGGAAAAATCGTCCTGACAGGAAAAGGTTCAAAACTAAATACCTCATCTCTGCTTAAAGGCAACTACCTCATCAGAATAATTTCAGCATCCGGTAAAGGAACAGTGAAAAAAGGAATTAAAAACTAA
- a CDS encoding anthranilate synthase component I family protein encodes MFHKKIKIKTVSKKTLGDLQTPMNIYLQVRDHFRDTVLLESSDSRNAEHNFSYIGINAIAGIEIRSLKEYEVKLPLEEPVKQSLEGHSVTDIFSNFCQIFECEKAKDAVEETAQSVFGYTSFDAVQLFEKITFKAQSPEVEIPLLRYRLYQYVIAINHYNDEMHFIENRIEGVHSELYLLESLIKNRNPVIYPFGKAGSETSNLTDEEYIALVKTAQKHCMRGDVFQLVLSRRFQQKFTGDEFNVYRALRNINPSPYLFFFDYGNYRLFGSSPESQLIIKNNQAVIHPIAGTFKRTGHLETDLKAIETLKKDPKENAEHTMLVDLARNDLGKLGKNVTVTKLKEIQLFSHVIHMVSEVTADLPEGIQPFEMVSATFPQGTLSGAPKHKALQLIDAYEKDSRGYYGGCIGMIGLNGTCNQAIMIRTFLSKNNTLYYQAGAGLVAHSVPENELQEVNNKLNALKKAVEKAEKIVD; translated from the coding sequence ATGTTCCACAAAAAAATCAAAATAAAAACCGTTTCAAAAAAAACACTCGGAGACCTCCAGACTCCCATGAACATTTACCTTCAGGTAAGGGATCATTTCAGGGATACCGTACTGCTGGAAAGTTCGGATTCAAGGAATGCAGAGCACAACTTCTCGTATATCGGCATCAATGCCATCGCCGGAATTGAGATCAGGTCACTGAAAGAATACGAAGTGAAACTTCCTCTGGAAGAACCGGTAAAACAGTCGCTGGAAGGTCATTCCGTTACGGATATATTCAGCAACTTCTGTCAGATCTTTGAATGTGAAAAAGCAAAGGACGCGGTAGAGGAAACTGCCCAAAGCGTATTCGGGTATACCAGTTTTGATGCCGTACAGCTCTTTGAAAAAATCACTTTTAAGGCGCAGAGCCCGGAGGTGGAGATTCCACTGCTCAGGTATCGCCTTTATCAGTATGTCATTGCTATTAATCATTATAATGATGAAATGCATTTTATTGAAAACCGCATCGAAGGTGTCCACTCCGAACTTTATCTCCTGGAAAGCCTCATCAAAAACAGGAATCCTGTGATCTATCCTTTCGGAAAAGCCGGTTCCGAAACTTCCAACCTTACAGATGAAGAATATATAGCGCTGGTAAAAACAGCCCAGAAGCATTGTATGAGAGGTGATGTATTCCAGCTGGTACTCAGCAGGAGGTTTCAGCAGAAGTTTACCGGTGACGAATTCAATGTATACCGCGCTTTGCGGAATATCAACCCTTCCCCTTACCTCTTTTTCTTCGACTATGGCAATTACAGGCTGTTTGGTTCCAGTCCGGAAAGCCAGCTAATTATTAAAAATAACCAGGCAGTGATCCATCCGATTGCCGGGACATTCAAAAGAACAGGACATCTGGAAACTGACCTGAAGGCTATTGAAACCTTAAAAAAGGATCCAAAAGAAAATGCAGAGCATACCATGCTGGTGGACCTGGCCAGAAATGACCTCGGAAAGCTGGGTAAAAATGTAACCGTTACGAAACTGAAAGAAATCCAGCTGTTTTCACACGTTATTCACATGGTAAGCGAAGTCACTGCTGATCTTCCGGAGGGCATTCAGCCTTTTGAGATGGTATCTGCCACTTTCCCTCAGGGTACTTTAAGCGGGGCTCCGAAGCATAAAGCGCTTCAGCTGATTGATGCGTATGAAAAAGATTCCAGGGGATACTATGGGGGCTGCATCGGGATGATCGGCCTGAACGGTACCTGCAACCAGGCCATTATGATCAGGACGTTCCTGAGTAAGAACAATACGCTGTATTATCAGGCAGGAGCAGGCCTTGTAGCCCACTCGGTGCCTGAAAACGAACTTCAGGAAGTCAATAACAAACTGAATGCCCTGAAGAAAGCAGTGGAAAAAGCAGAGAAAATAGTAGATTAA
- a CDS encoding c-type cytochrome, producing MKKLFLTGCIGLLIASCSKKENTAVQSTEGSGQSEQKVTQLSGEQMIQTLDCSGCHAVDERMIGPSYREIAGKYTEKDMELLASKIIEGGSGVWGSVPMPPHQQISKEDAKKMVGYILTLKNK from the coding sequence ATGAAAAAACTGTTTTTAACAGGATGCATTGGGTTACTAATAGCGTCCTGTTCTAAAAAAGAAAATACGGCCGTGCAATCTACGGAAGGGTCAGGGCAATCCGAGCAAAAGGTTACCCAGCTTTCCGGGGAACAGATGATCCAGACGCTGGATTGCTCGGGTTGCCACGCTGTGGATGAAAGGATGATCGGACCTTCCTACCGGGAAATTGCCGGGAAATATACGGAAAAGGATATGGAACTGCTGGCCTCCAAGATCATTGAAGGGGGAAGCGGAGTATGGGGGAGTGTACCTATGCCGCCTCATCAGCAGATTTCCAAAGAAGATGCAAAGAAGATGGTAGGATATATCCTTACCCTGAAAAACAAATAA